The Stigmatella ashevillena genomic sequence CGCTCTTCCAGGATGAGCAGGAGTCGGGTCCCTTCGCGCGGTGGGTGCATACCCACCGGATGGTGCCCGAGTCGCCCGCGTCCTCGAGCATGGAGGACATGGTGGAATACGCCCTTCCCCTGGGCCTGCTGGGGCAGGGGGTGGGGGGCGGGTTTGCTCGCCGGACGCTGGAGCGGATGTTCTCGTACCGGCACGCGGTCCTCCGGGCGGACCTTCGCCGGCATGCCGCCTTCGCGGAGCAGGGCCCTCTCACGGTGGCGGTGAGCGGGGCCACGGGGCTGGTGGGCCGTGCGCTCGTGCCCTTCCTGACCGCCGGGGGCCACCGGGTGCGGCGGCTGGTGCGGGGGCGCCCGGAGGCGGCGCGGGGTGACGTGGTCTGGAACCCATCCCAGGGAGCGCTCGATACCGCCGCCCTGGAGGGCGTGGACGCGGTGGTGCACCTGGCGGGTGAGAACGTGGCGCAGCGCTGGACACCCGCGGCCCAGGAGCGCATCCGCCGCAGCCGCACGGAGGGCACGCGGGTGGTGTGTGAAGCCCTGGCGCGGTTGAAGCGCAAGCCCCGCGTCCTGGTGAGTGCCTCGGCCGTTGGCTTCTACGGGGACCGGGGGGAAGAGGTCCTGACGGAGGCCAGCGGTTCGGGAGAGGGGTTTCTGGCCAGCGTGGTCCGGGACTGGGAGGCGGCGGTGGCCCCCGCGCGGGAGGCGGGCATCCGGGTGGTGCACCTGCGCATTGGCGTCGTGATGGACGCCCGGGGGGGCGCGCTGGCGAAGCTGGTGCCCGCGTTCCTTCTGGGCGGAGGGGGGCGCGTGGGCAGTGGCCAGCAGTGGATGAGCTGGGTGTCGCTCGAGGATGTGCTGGGGCTGGCGCACTTCGCCCTGATGAAGCCTGAGCTGAGCGGGCCCGTCAATGCGGTGGCGCCCCGGGCCGTGCGCCAGGAAGAGTTCGCCCGGATCCTGGGACGGGTGCTCTCGCGGCCCTCGGTGTTCCCGCTGCCCGCCGTGGCGGTGCGCACCGTGTTCGGCCAGATGGGCCAGGAGGCGCTGCTGGATGGCGCCCACGTGCGTCCCGAGGTCGCCGAGCGCCAGGGCTTCTCCTTCTTGCACCCGGAGTTGGAGGAGGCCCTGCGCTTCACGCTCGGGCGTACCACCGCGGGGGCCCAGTTCATGCACGGCCTGGCCGCCAAAGTCCCTTGACAATCATCTCGGGTGAGCCATTTAGGACGCGCATTTTTCCGCACGGTACAGAGGGTCCCCGATGATTCAGGTGGAAGGGCTCAGCAAGTACTACGGCGAGCATGCGGCGGTTCGAGATCTCTCCTTTTCCATCGGCAAGGGCGAGGTCATCGGCTTCCTGGGGCTCAATGGCGCTGGGAAGACGACGACACTGAAAATCCTGGGGTGTGTGTTGTTGCCCACCTCGGGCCGGGTCGTCATCGACGGGTTCGACGTGGTGAAGAATCCCCACGAGGTCCGTCAGCGCATCGGATTTCTGCCGGACACGCCGCCGCTGTACGACGAGATGACGGTGGGGGAGTACCTGGCGTTCGTGGCCCAGCTGCGCGGGGTTCAGGCGAAGGACGCCAAGGCCCACGTCGCCGAGGCAGAGGAAAAGACGGGCCTGCGGGAGGTGGATGGGGTGCTCATCTCCACGCTCAGCCACGGTTACCGGCAGCGCGTGGGGGTGGCGCAGGCGCTGGTGCATCGGCCTGCGTTTCTCATCTTGGATGAGCCCACGAGCGGGTTGGACCCGGCGCAGATTCGCGGCATGCGCGAGCTGATCCGGGGCCTCAAGGGCTCTCACACGGTGCTCGTCTCCAGCCACATCCTGCCGGAGATCAGCGAGACGTGTGACCGGCTGCTCATCGTCCATGGCGGACAGCTCGTGGCGCAAGGCGCGGAGGAAGAACTGGCGCGCAAGATGGGCGGTGGCTCCATCGAGGTGGAGGTCCGCGGGGACAAGGCGCGGGCGGTCGAGGCGCTCCAGGCCATCGGGCCGGTGAGCGTGACGCACGAGGAGGGTGGGGTGGTGGGGTTGCGCGTGGAGGCCTCGCCGGAGCTGCGGCCGAGGGTGGCGCAAGTGCTGGTAGGCGCGGGCCTGGAGTTGCTGCGGCTGGACCGTGGCGCGGAGCGGCTGGAGTCCATCTTCCTGCGGCTGACGCAGAGTGGCGGAATCGTTTCCCGGGAGGTGGCCTCGTGAAGGCGCTGCTCATTGCCCGTCGCGAGCTCGCGGGTTACCTGCGCACGCTCAGCGGCTACATCATCATCGCGGTCATCCTGGGGTTGAACGGGTTGTTCTTCAACGCGTTCGCCCTGGGCAAGGCGGCGGAGCGCTCCGCGACGGTGCTGTCCAACTTCTTCTACTACTCGAGCGGCTTCACCATCGTGGCCTCCGTGTTCATCTCCATGCGCCTGCTGGCCGAGGAGCGGCAGTCGGGCACGTTGCCGCTGCTGTACTCCTCGCCGGTGAGAGACCGGGACATCGTGCTGGGCAAGTACCTGGCCGGGCTGGTGTTCCTGGCCCTCTACCTGGCCTGCACGGTCTACATGCCGCTGATGGTGATGGTGAACGGCAAGGTGTCCGCCGGGCACATCGCCGCGGGCTACCTGGGGCTGCTGCTGCTGGGCAGCGCGTCCCTGGCGGTGGGCACGTTCGGCTCGGCGCTGGCGCGCAATCAGCTCCTGGCCGCCATCCTCACCGCGTGCATGCTGGTGGGGCTCATCGTTTGCTGGCTGCTGGCGCGCATCACCGCCCAGCCCTTGTCGGATGTGTTCAGCGCGCTGTCCTTGTGGAACCAGCACTTCCCGCCCTTCCAGGCCGGGCTGGTGCACGTCCGGGACGTTGCCTATTACCTGCTCGTCACCTACGTGGCGCTCTTCGGGGCCACGCGGGTGCTCGAGGCGCGGAGGTGGCGATGAACCCGCGGGGAAGCAGTCTTTCGTCGACGGTGCTGTTCGTGGCCGTGCTGGTGGGCAGCCTCATCGCCGAGCGCATCGCCGGCGCGGGCACCTCTCTCACCGCCGTCATGGTGATCCGGCTCGGGGTGCTCCTGGCGATCATCGCCTGGGGCGCCGTGCGCAGTGTGCGGGTGAGCGGTGAGCGCCGGGTGCTGTGGCGCTGGACGCTGCTCTGTTACGGGGTGGCCTTCCTGGGTCTGCTGCTCTACACCGCCCAGTCGGAGCTGGGGACCCGGCTGTTGGGCTCGCCCCTCGCGCAAGCCGCGCCGAAGTGGGCCGTGGCCTTCCAGGTGCTCTTCCCCGCGCTGATCGTCTTGGGGCTGGTGCCGCTGGCGCTGCTGGAGGTCTCGGCCGCGGCCATGGTGCGCGCGCCGGTGCTGGAGACGGAGCGGGCCCGGGGCGCGCTCTTCTCGGGCCTGGGCACGGCCTTCGTGCTCATCTTCGCCTTCTCGGCCATGTACGTGGCCACCCAGCTCGATGCGACCTGGGACCTGTCCTATTTCCGCACCGCACGGCCAGGGGAGTCCATGCGCAAGGTGGTGCGGGGCCTCAACGAGCCCCTTCAGGTGACGTCCTTCTTCCCACCGGCCAATGACGTGGGAGACCAGGTGGAGCAGTACCTCCGCGAGCTCGGCCAGGAGTCTCCCCAGCTCCAGGTGGAGCGGTTGGACCAAGCCGTGGAACCGGTCCGGGCGCGGACCCTGGGGGTGACCACCAACGGCGTGGTCGTCTTCTCCAAGGGAGACAAGCGCGAGGTCTACACGGTGGGGCTGGAGCTGGACCGGGCCCGCGGACAGTTGCAGCGGTTGGACCAGGAGGCCCAGCGGCGGTTGCTGACGGTGGCCCGTCCCCGGCGGGTCGTTTACTTCACCACCGGTCATGGGGAGCGCTCGGATGGGCGCGGGGTGCCGGGGGAGACGCCCCGGCCGGGCATCAACCAGCTCAAGGAGCTGATCCGAGCACAGAACGCGGAGTTGCAGAACCTGGGGGCTTCCGAGGGCTTGGGTTCGGAGGTTCCGCGTGACGCGGCGGTGGTGATCCTCATGGGCCCCACGAAGGAGTTTCTCCCCGAGGAGGTGGCGGCCCTTCGCGAGTACGAGGAGCGGGGCGGAAGGCTGTGGATCGCGTTGGATCCCGACGGCCCCTCGTATGATGCGCTGCTGGAGCCGTTGGGCCTGCGCTACCTGAACACGCCCCTTGCCAATGATCAGGTGTTCTTCCGGACGACGCGTCAGTTGAGCGATCGGGGGAACCTGGGAACGGCCACGTTCTCCTCGCATCCCTCCGCGTCCACGCTGTCCTCGTTGGGCACTCAGGCCCCGGTGGCCTTCTTGAGCGCGGGGGCGCTGGAGCCGCGCAACCCGCTGCCCCCTGGGTTGGGACAGGACATCACGGTGAAGTCCCATGAGGCGACGTTCCTCGACAAGGACCGCGACTTCACGGAGGACCCCGGGGAGGAGCGCCGCCCCTGGCCGCTCGTGGTGGCCGTGGAGAAGGCCACCCAGGGCAAGGACGTCATGAGGGCCGTGGTGATGGCCGACTCGGATGCGCTGTCGGACGGGGTGGTGCCGAACCTGGCCAATTCCTACTTGGTGTTGGACACGCTGCGCTGGCTCACCGGCGAGGAATCCATCTCCGGGGCTGTGTCCAGTGAGGAGGACGTTCCCATCCAGCATACGCGTGAGCAGGACGTCGCCTGGTTCTACACGACCGTCTTCCTGGGCCCTGTGCTGGTGTTGGGGGTGGGCTTCTTCGTGACCCGGCGGCGAGGCAAGCGGGCGCCGCGGGATGTGGTGGAAGGGAGTGCACGATGAACACGCGAGGGGTATGGGTGCAAGGCGTGCTCGCCGTGGTGGGGTTGGTGGCGGCGTTCTTCGTCTGGCAGCGCGAGCCCGAGGGGATTCCAGGAGAGGTGACGGTCCTGGACGTTTCCAAGCGGTCGCTCCAGCGGGTGCGGTACGAAGATGCATCCCGCACGGCGGAGCTGTACCGCGATCCCAACGATGAAGAGACGGTCTGGCTTCAGCTCGGGACCAAGTCTCCCCCGCTGCCGGCTGTCACCACGCCGGAGGGTGTCGCGGATGGCGGTGTCGCGGATGGCGGTGTCGCGGATGGCGGTGTCGCGGATGGAGGGGCAGCGGATGCGGGTGTTCCTGCTCCCCCCGCACCTCCCAGGCAGCTGCGCGGCAACGAGATGGCGAAGAACCTGTTTGCCCGGCTCGTGCCGTTGAAGGCCACGCGAGCCCTGGGGGAACTCGACGAGAAGAAGCAGGAGGAACTCGGACTGACGAACAGTCCCCGGAAGCTGACGCTGACGGTGGACGGGCGCGAGCAATCCTTCACCCTGGCCTCTCCTTCGGGGACTTCCTGGGGCAGCCCGTACCTGCGCCGCGAGGATGGCCGGGTCTTCTTGCTGGGCCCCGCGCTTCTGCCGGACTTGGAGAATGCCTCGAGCCGTCTCGTGGACCGTCGCAAGCACACCTTCGAGATGGGTGACTTCGACGCCTTCACGGTGTTCCAAGGTAAGGCTTCGCGCGCCTTCGTGGTGAATGGCAAGCCGCCGTCGCCCGTGACGGTCGCTCCGCAAGGCACCCCGGACAAGCAGGATGAGTTCGCCCGGAACTGGTTTGATCGCGTGTGGCGGCTCGTGCCTTCGGAGCTGCTCGGGAAGGGCGAAGAGCCTCCCGGTGGGGCGCCCGAGGAAGTCTTCCGGGTGGAGTTCCGCAAGGGGGAGAAGCAGACAGGTTTCGCCCTCGTGGCGAGGGGCGTCAAAGGCGACTTCTATCTGCGGACCGAGCAGTTGCCGGGCTGGGCAAAGCTGCCCTCCGGCGTGGACACGCTCGCCTCGGAGGCCGTCAAGGTGAGCCAGGGCCATTGAGCCCCGTTCATGCCCTCGCTGGGCTCACGCGCCGCAGCCCGGCGTATTGCAGCCCGGCGAAGGCGGCGACCGCCAGCGCCTGGCCCAGGGTGAAGAGGTAGCCCAGGGCCGTGGGGTCCGCCCATCCGGTCACGAGCAGCAGCACGCTGTCGAGGGCCCACAGCAGGTTGTAGCCCACGATGGCCCAGACGAGGCGCTGGGGGATGGAGGCCTTGGAAGAGAGAAACACCAACAGGGCGGCGAAGGGCAGCAGGCTGAGGCCGGCGGTCCTCAGCAGGGCCACGTTCAGCCCCAGGAGGCTGCCCAGCGGGCTGGCGGCGATCAGCATCAAGGCCCCCGTGGCGCCACTGACAGCCCCATCGGCCAGCAAGGCACGGCGAAGCAGATTCCACGGGGCCGTCGTTACCGCAGTCGTTGTGCTCATCTCACGCGTTCTCCTGTGAAGGGTGGCGCCGCGTCGGGCGAACCACCCTGGGTTCAGGCACAAAATGCGTGGCCGGGGTTCCGGAGTCGATTACCTCT encodes the following:
- a CDS encoding ABC transporter ATP-binding protein, coding for MIQVEGLSKYYGEHAAVRDLSFSIGKGEVIGFLGLNGAGKTTTLKILGCVLLPTSGRVVIDGFDVVKNPHEVRQRIGFLPDTPPLYDEMTVGEYLAFVAQLRGVQAKDAKAHVAEAEEKTGLREVDGVLISTLSHGYRQRVGVAQALVHRPAFLILDEPTSGLDPAQIRGMRELIRGLKGSHTVLVSSHILPEISETCDRLLIVHGGQLVAQGAEEELARKMGGGSIEVEVRGDKARAVEALQAIGPVSVTHEEGGVVGLRVEASPELRPRVAQVLVGAGLELLRLDRGAERLESIFLRLTQSGGIVSREVAS
- a CDS encoding ABC transporter permease — its product is MKALLIARRELAGYLRTLSGYIIIAVILGLNGLFFNAFALGKAAERSATVLSNFFYYSSGFTIVASVFISMRLLAEERQSGTLPLLYSSPVRDRDIVLGKYLAGLVFLALYLACTVYMPLMVMVNGKVSAGHIAAGYLGLLLLGSASLAVGTFGSALARNQLLAAILTACMLVGLIVCWLLARITAQPLSDVFSALSLWNQHFPPFQAGLVHVRDVAYYLLVTYVALFGATRVLEARRWR
- a CDS encoding TIGR01777 family oxidoreductase, with translation MGKSRVFDARSRMPVSAEELFAWHTREGAFERLTPPWETMEVLERQGEGIHEGAKAVMRMRLGPVPRKWVARHTQYVEGALFQDEQESGPFARWVHTHRMVPESPASSSMEDMVEYALPLGLLGQGVGGGFARRTLERMFSYRHAVLRADLRRHAAFAEQGPLTVAVSGATGLVGRALVPFLTAGGHRVRRLVRGRPEAARGDVVWNPSQGALDTAALEGVDAVVHLAGENVAQRWTPAAQERIRRSRTEGTRVVCEALARLKRKPRVLVSASAVGFYGDRGEEVLTEASGSGEGFLASVVRDWEAAVAPAREAGIRVVHLRIGVVMDARGGALAKLVPAFLLGGGGRVGSGQQWMSWVSLEDVLGLAHFALMKPELSGPVNAVAPRAVRQEEFARILGRVLSRPSVFPLPAVAVRTVFGQMGQEALLDGAHVRPEVAERQGFSFLHPELEEALRFTLGRTTAGAQFMHGLAAKVP
- a CDS encoding Gldg family protein gives rise to the protein MNPRGSSLSSTVLFVAVLVGSLIAERIAGAGTSLTAVMVIRLGVLLAIIAWGAVRSVRVSGERRVLWRWTLLCYGVAFLGLLLYTAQSELGTRLLGSPLAQAAPKWAVAFQVLFPALIVLGLVPLALLEVSAAAMVRAPVLETERARGALFSGLGTAFVLIFAFSAMYVATQLDATWDLSYFRTARPGESMRKVVRGLNEPLQVTSFFPPANDVGDQVEQYLRELGQESPQLQVERLDQAVEPVRARTLGVTTNGVVVFSKGDKREVYTVGLELDRARGQLQRLDQEAQRRLLTVARPRRVVYFTTGHGERSDGRGVPGETPRPGINQLKELIRAQNAELQNLGASEGLGSEVPRDAAVVILMGPTKEFLPEEVAALREYEERGGRLWIALDPDGPSYDALLEPLGLRYLNTPLANDQVFFRTTRQLSDRGNLGTATFSSHPSASTLSSLGTQAPVAFLSAGALEPRNPLPPGLGQDITVKSHEATFLDKDRDFTEDPGEERRPWPLVVAVEKATQGKDVMRAVVMADSDALSDGVVPNLANSYLVLDTLRWLTGEESISGAVSSEEDVPIQHTREQDVAWFYTTVFLGPVLVLGVGFFVTRRRGKRAPRDVVEGSAR